The Virgibacillus dokdonensis genome includes a window with the following:
- the mobA gene encoding molybdenum cofactor guanylyltransferase produces the protein MCSLQCSYLYLDLPYYQGDGPLAGIYSAMTSCETEWLLTLPVDVPFMKSEVLEVLLREMGDEVDAVIPIVDEKXILSYGKRQSPNMKPRCIPNGKPCWNRLIQHTVRFSPVLTRLF, from the coding sequence GTGTGCAGCCTCCAATGTAGTTATCTGTACTTAGATTTACCTTATTATCAAGGGGATGGTCCGCTTGCAGGAATTTATTCCGCAATGACTTCTTGTGAAACAGAGTGGTTGCTCACCTTGCCTGTCGATGTGCCGTTTATGAAGTCAGAAGTACTAGAGGTTTTGTTGCGGGAGATGGGAGATGAGGTAGACGCAGTTATTCCCATAGTAGATGAAAAANATATTCTTTCGTATGGAAAAAGGCAATCACCAAACATGAAGCCAAGATGTATACCAAATGGCAAGCCCTGCTGGAACAGATTAATACAACATACTGTCAGATTTTCACCAGTCCTTACGAGACTTTTTTAG
- a CDS encoding transposase yields the protein MAYDKSTDTYTCANNQQLHAIRNYTRTSQTGYQSQVTVYECEDCTGCPLKEKCTKAKGNRQLXQNRVIFAIPGSSGAVKLAMEKLISPELGHLVMEVSKDLEQG from the coding sequence ATGGCTTATGATAAAAGCACAGATACCTATACCTGTGCCAATAACCAGCAGCTGCATGCCATTAGAAACTACACGCGAACCTCGCAGACTGGCTATCAATCTCAGGTAACCGTCTACGAATGTGAAGATTGTACAGGTTGTCCGCTCAAAGAAAAATGTACAAAAGCGAAAGGGAATCGCCAACTGNTGCAAAATCGTGTTATTTTTGCCATACCAGGTTCTAGTGGGGCGGTAAAACTAGCGATGGAAAAGTTAATCTCGCCTGAATTGGGACATCTTGTCATGGAAGTTAGCAAAGATTTAGAGCAAGGTTAA
- the modA gene encoding molybdate ABC transporter substrate-binding protein, with the protein MKKQTILILVAVLIIITACGNASNSNSNPKGSIELTISAASSMMDVLTEIKENFEKENPNMEVTFNFGGTGALRKQVEQGAPIDVFFSASKKDYDLLLEGGYIEQGEELLHNQLVAIQPKDGSVSTLQNVVNTNQKFALGTPESVPAGFYAQEALQKMGFWDELQGQMVFAKDVSHVLQLVKDKAVSAGIVYSSDLHRVNEVDIIEKIDGALHTPISYYVAVIENGNERSQEKQAAAEQFYNYAQNETSKALFEAYGFVIRDKLVEDT; encoded by the coding sequence GTGAAAAAACAAACCATACTCATACTTGTAGCTGTGCTCATCATTATAACTGCTTGTGGAAATGCATCTAACTCTAACTCAAATCCCAAAGGCTCCATAGAACTTACGATTTCTGCGGCTTCCAGCATGATGGACGTATTAACAGAAATAAAAGAAAACTTTGAGAAGGAAAACCCGAATATGGAAGTAACATTTAATTTTGGAGGGACAGGGGCGCTACGGAAGCAAGTAGAACAAGGAGCACCTATTGATGTCTTTTTTTCTGCTTCTAAAAAAGATTACGATCTGTTATTAGAGGGAGGGTATATTGAACAAGGCGAGGAATTGTTACATAATCAATTAGTTGCTATCCAGCCAAAAGATGGTTCTGTTTCAACGCTACAAAATGTTGTTAACACGAATCAAAAATTTGCTCTTGGTACACCGGAATCCGTACCAGCAGGCTTCTATGCGCAAGAAGCATTACAAAAAATGGGTTTTTGGGATGAGTTGCAAGGGCAAATGGTATTTGCTAAAGATGTATCTCATGTCTTGCAATTAGTAAAAGATAAAGCGGTGTCCGCTGGTATAGTCTATAGCAGTGATCTCCATCGTGTGAACGAAGTAGATATTATAGAGAAAATAGATGGCGCATTACATACCCCAATATCCTATTATGTAGCGGTCATTGAAAATGGTAATGAACGTTCTCAAGAAAAGCAAGCAGCGGCAGAACAGTTTTATAACTATGCGCAAAATGAAACGAGTAAAGCGCTATTTGAAGCTTACGGATTTGTCATTCGTGATAAGCTGGTGGAGGATACATGA
- the modB gene encoding molybdate ABC transporter permease subunit, which produces MMWSWHPVQLSLVVASIATGIVFVFAMIVAYWMTEKNVKGRAILETVVFLPLVLPPTVIGFLLIIIFGNNSFVGQAISWLTGQPLLFTVTAAVIAASVVAFPLMYQSLKTGFQMVDDTIRGAAKVDGASNGKLLFLITIPLSYRSIATGFILSFTRAFGEFGATLMFAGNIPGKTQTIPTAIYLAIESGQTTIATYYSLISISFSFVLLFMMNRLTRVDVKK; this is translated from the coding sequence ATGATGTGGTCTTGGCACCCTGTTCAACTTTCGTTAGTCGTAGCCAGTATCGCAACAGGGATTGTATTTGTATTTGCTATGATTGTGGCGTATTGGATGACCGAAAAAAATGTGAAAGGACGCGCCATTTTAGAGACGGTTGTCTTCCTCCCTCTTGTTTTGCCACCAACCGTCATTGGTTTTTTATTAATTATTATTTTTGGCAATAACAGCTTTGTTGGGCAAGCTATCTCCTGGCTAACCGGACAACCCCTGTTATTTACCGTCACTGCAGCGGTTATAGCTGCAAGTGTAGTTGCTTTCCCACTTATGTATCAATCACTGAAAACCGGTTTTCAAATGGTTGATGATACTATTCGTGGTGCGGCCAAAGTAGATGGAGCATCTAATGGAAAGCTGCTATTTCTAATTACCATTCCGTTATCCTATCGGTCTATTGCCACTGGATTTATTTTAAGTTTTACACGGGCGTTTGGTGAGTTTGGAGCAACTTTAATGTTTGCTGGAAATATTCCAGGAAAGACGCAAACCATTCCAACAGCCATTTATCTTGCTATTGAATCTGGGCAAACAACAATTGCTACCTATTATTCGCTCATCAGCATTAGTTTTTCGTTTGTGTTGTTGTTTATGATGAACAGATTGACGAGGGTGGACGTAAAAAAATAG
- a CDS encoding amidase family protein, producing MVAKNRLALAERELGRSVVAINYEWRTERMSKGQDALFFGVKDTNQIPNDVIDKLNSDQNMIWLTVDKAASKGRAIDTDLHNPITYRLMTGSSSGGPINILKGINDFAIGTDGGGSILGPAMSCQLPSVIGSGIGLHVKQKKTSTDGIDFTGSVGVIAKDMCTLASIIETLINEELELVEEPKLKIAIPKKGTITCPDQMDMHEKVIYYLSKMDCSHISFLEVDMTGIDNRARGINIIQEILGKNEADLILTCEGPIDVYGYGETIPQQFGQVGQELTKHHGKYLLRSANMCNTTAITVPTENLATGLVIVAKEGIGNCKNAFNLAKKLEKGINLPDVWKRYFLDNEQEFNGFQL from the coding sequence ATGGTAGCAAAAAATAGGCTTGCTTTGGCAGAAAGAGAGTTAGGAAGATCTGTGGTAGCTATTAATTATGAGTGGAGAACAGAGCGAATGAGTAAAGGTCAAGATGCTTTGTTTTTTGGAGTGAAGGACACGAATCAGATACCAAATGATGTAATAGATAAGCTGAATAGTGATCAAAATATGATTTGGCTAACAGTGGATAAAGCGGCAAGCAAGGGAAGAGCGATAGATACGGATTTGCATAACCCAATAACTTACCGATTAATGACAGGTTCTTCTAGCGGCGGACCAATTAACATTTTAAAAGGAATAAATGATTTCGCAATTGGAACAGATGGTGGAGGTTCCATCCTTGGTCCCGCAATGAGTTGTCAACTTCCTTCTGTGATAGGTTCAGGGATAGGGTTACATGTAAAGCAAAAAAAGACATCAACTGATGGAATAGATTTTACTGGAAGTGTTGGCGTAATTGCCAAAGATATGTGTACATTAGCTTCAATTATAGAAACTTTAATTAACGAGGAACTTGAGCTAGTGGAAGAACCGAAGTTGAAAATCGCCATTCCAAAAAAAGGAACGATTACATGCCCAGATCAAATGGATATGCATGAAAAAGTTATATATTACTTATCAAAAATGGATTGTTCGCATATTTCCTTCTTAGAAGTAGACATGACAGGGATTGATAATCGAGCTAGAGGTATAAACATTATTCAAGAAATTTTAGGTAAAAACGAAGCCGATTTAATTTTAACCTGTGAAGGTCCGATTGATGTGTATGGTTATGGTGAAACAATCCCGCAACAGTTTGGGCAAGTTGGTCAAGAGTTAACGAAACATCATGGAAAATATCTTCTACGTTCAGCAAACATGTGCAACACAACAGCTATTACGGTTCCAACTGAAAACCTTGCAACCGGATTAGTCATCGTTGCTAAAGAGGGGATTGGAAACTGCAAAAATGCGTTTAATTTAGCCAAAAAGTTAGAAAAGGGGATCAACCTTCCAGATGTTTGGAAACGTTATTTTCTTGATAATGAACAGGAATTTAATGGTTTTCAGCTATAA
- the yhfZ gene encoding GntR family transcriptional regulator YhfZ, whose translation MSRIWESLFSKNGLAAKGIAKELIDVNEGDRIPRVEDFVQKLSFGRGTIQGGLNVLERLHAITLESRGHLGTFLMNKDIHILKEIAGIGSLMGAMPLPYSTRYEGLATGLIEVSDVMHKRLDLAYMRGSKQRLEGLKSRRYDFVVMSKLAAEEEMKHNDNLQVAINFGPKTYVTAHEIFLADPSNNQIKDGMRVGIDFSSIDQSKITLLECDKINVELVPTNYMQLFENLQNGSLDAAVWNADERRINKTFKKVGFRTKEANMLSEKASTSVILIEKDRTDVHDFLLGLETRKIIEIQELVVNKKKLPHY comes from the coding sequence ATGAGTAGAATTTGGGAAAGTTTATTTTCGAAAAATGGTTTAGCAGCAAAAGGCATTGCTAAAGAACTCATTGATGTCAATGAGGGGGACAGAATTCCTAGAGTAGAAGATTTTGTTCAGAAATTATCTTTTGGCCGGGGAACTATTCAAGGTGGATTAAATGTATTGGAGAGGTTGCATGCAATTACGTTGGAATCTAGAGGGCATTTAGGAACCTTTTTAATGAATAAAGATATTCACATATTAAAAGAAATTGCAGGAATTGGTTCTTTAATGGGCGCAATGCCATTACCTTATTCCACACGTTATGAAGGCTTAGCAACAGGATTAATTGAGGTATCAGATGTGATGCATAAACGTTTGGATTTGGCATACATGAGAGGATCTAAGCAGCGTTTGGAAGGGTTAAAGTCACGTAGATATGACTTCGTTGTCATGTCTAAGTTAGCTGCTGAAGAAGAAATGAAGCATAATGATAACCTACAAGTAGCTATTAATTTTGGACCCAAAACATACGTAACGGCACATGAAATTTTTTTAGCAGACCCTTCCAACAATCAAATCAAAGATGGCATGCGGGTTGGAATAGACTTTTCATCTATTGATCAATCCAAGATTACTCTATTGGAATGTGACAAGATTAATGTGGAATTAGTACCAACTAATTACATGCAACTATTTGAGAATCTGCAAAATGGGAGTTTGGATGCGGCAGTATGGAATGCAGATGAAAGGAGAATAAACAAAACGTTCAAAAAAGTAGGCTTTCGAACAAAAGAAGCAAATATGCTTTCGGAAAAAGCTTCCACATCCGTTATTTTAATTGAAAAAGATCGAACTGACGTACATGATTTTCTCTTAGGATTGGAAACAAGAAAAATTATTGAAATACAAGAGCTAGTAGTTAATAAGAAAAAACTACCACATTACTAA
- a CDS encoding PRD domain-containing protein, with protein sequence MNVQDLKDRLNLLLEKCLIKQKEYDIATIAFERLLKVLNKHDIEQAEMLFTHLPMALNRIEKGEEVEKPAVELMEEVKNSIYFPMAKEHVFYIENRWGAPLPEGEKEFLYMHYTNVINLNSQGGQ encoded by the coding sequence ATGAACGTACAAGATCTCAAAGACAGATTAAACTTGTTGTTGGAAAAATGCTTAATAAAACAAAAGGAATATGATATTGCTACTATTGCATTTGAAAGGTTATTAAAAGTGCTTAACAAGCATGATATCGAGCAAGCAGAGATGCTTTTTACTCATTTACCGATGGCTTTAAATCGTATTGAAAAAGGAGAAGAAGTAGAAAAACCTGCAGTTGAGTTAATGGAAGAGGTAAAAAATTCCATTTATTTCCCGATGGCAAAGGAGCACGTTTTCTATATTGAAAACAGATGGGGGGCGCCTTTGCCAGAAGGAGAGAAGGAGTTTTTATATATGCATTACACAAATGTAATTAATTTAAATTCACAAGGAGGACAATAA
- a CDS encoding DUF2620 domain-containing protein, with amino-acid sequence MKIVIGGQVEKKTIESLIKEMDSSIETVIKSDLDAAMAIKSNQADYYVGACHTGGGGALAMAIALLGRDQCETVSMPGRKPNNDNIIEAVNSGRKAFGFTADHVDAAVPMIINALKNK; translated from the coding sequence ATGAAAATTGTTATTGGTGGTCAAGTAGAAAAAAAGACAATAGAGTCATTAATAAAGGAAATGGATTCATCTATTGAAACGGTAATTAAATCAGATTTAGATGCTGCAATGGCTATAAAGTCAAACCAAGCAGATTATTATGTGGGAGCTTGTCATACTGGTGGTGGCGGTGCATTGGCTATGGCTATTGCCTTACTTGGAAGAGATCAATGTGAAACAGTTTCCATGCCTGGTAGGAAGCCAAATAATGATAATATTATCGAAGCGGTTAACAGCGGTAGAAAAGCATTTGGTTTTACTGCAGATCATGTCGATGCTGCGGTACCAATGATTATTAATGCATTAAAAAATAAATAG
- a CDS encoding YhfT family protein translates to METLFIVLIGAMAAILANQNIAVFNDGLRPVVGEHIEGRLKRRELGVTAFAMSFGLVIGFGIPFTLSASIILIHSILLGTDIIGLITPKNKWGTPLAAAVGGLYGWALLAGLESFVKLFDYLPVNFLEPLGEVGTPVVVTFMAFPALAVAMQFSIKKGILTFVLAALVRQLTVFVNENGFLSIGENVIQLNQEGMALIVGMIFLFFYAMKEKGDEGSSVDLAAMFSEKVKSIKNNVIYFVIIGALIAGATNLLIMAGDPISLNLIAEGKITDAGIAAAARAIGFIPLVASTAIATGVYSPVGFTLIFVVGLFSPNVWVAVIIGGIISFLEVMLLSSIARFLDKYPGVRNSGENIRSAMTKLLEVALLIGGANASNMIAPGFGFFFIAGFYLLNEVAGRPIVRMAVGPVGAIAVGIIANILVALGLMSIPQ, encoded by the coding sequence ATGGAGACTTTATTTATTGTGTTAATTGGAGCGATGGCGGCCATTTTAGCAAACCAAAATATTGCAGTGTTTAACGATGGTTTGAGACCAGTCGTCGGAGAACATATTGAAGGAAGGCTAAAGCGTAGAGAGTTAGGAGTAACGGCTTTTGCAATGAGCTTTGGATTAGTCATTGGGTTTGGTATCCCTTTTACATTATCAGCTAGTATTATTTTGATTCATAGCATTTTACTAGGTACAGATATTATCGGTTTAATCACACCAAAGAATAAATGGGGAACCCCTTTAGCAGCCGCCGTTGGAGGATTATACGGATGGGCATTATTAGCAGGTTTAGAAAGTTTTGTAAAGCTATTTGATTATTTACCCGTTAATTTTTTAGAACCATTAGGAGAAGTTGGAACTCCTGTTGTAGTAACGTTCATGGCTTTTCCAGCTTTAGCAGTTGCTATGCAATTTAGTATTAAAAAAGGTATTCTAACATTTGTTTTAGCAGCTTTGGTACGGCAGCTTACCGTATTTGTCAATGAGAATGGATTCCTTTCCATTGGTGAAAATGTTATTCAATTAAATCAAGAAGGTATGGCACTCATTGTTGGAATGATCTTTCTATTTTTCTATGCAATGAAAGAAAAAGGGGATGAAGGATCTTCTGTTGATTTGGCTGCCATGTTTAGTGAAAAGGTTAAATCTATTAAAAATAATGTCATATATTTTGTCATTATAGGGGCTCTCATTGCAGGAGCGACAAATTTATTAATCATGGCTGGTGATCCAATTTCTCTCAATCTAATTGCAGAAGGAAAAATTACAGATGCTGGGATTGCAGCTGCAGCTAGAGCAATTGGATTTATTCCACTAGTAGCTAGTACTGCGATTGCGACAGGTGTTTATAGTCCGGTTGGGTTTACATTAATTTTTGTTGTCGGCTTATTTTCGCCAAATGTTTGGGTTGCTGTAATTATTGGTGGAATAATCAGTTTTCTAGAAGTTATGTTACTAAGTTCAATTGCAAGATTTTTAGACAAATATCCTGGTGTGAGAAACTCTGGTGAAAATATTCGTAGTGCTATGACCAAACTATTAGAAGTCGCTTTATTAATTGGTGGTGCGAATGCATCTAATATGATTGCACCTGGGTTCGGCTTCTTCTTTATTGCTGGTTTTTATCTATTAAATGAAGTAGCTGGTCGTCCGATTGTCCGTATGGCAGTAGGTCCTGTTGGCGCAATTGCAGTAGGTATTATCGCTAACATCCTAGTCGCTTTAGGCTTAATGAGTATTCCGCAATAA
- a CDS encoding phosphotriesterase family protein, which yields MIQTVRGRITTDDFGVCAAHEHLSIDLSKVKNDPDTILDDEEGMISELNHFYRAGGRSLIELTNDGMGRNVSRLKTLSEKSNVHIVTCTGFYKNPFIPDFANSWDRHQFAAHFIREIEEGIGDSGIFPGIIGEVGTSLNEMKPVEKELIIGAGKAALETGLTVSTHTTLGTMGREQVEMLFNVGLDKDQIIIGHQDLNPNKNEVLEVLRSGVYIGFDTIGKNNYRPDEERLSYLIDFIERGFQKQILLSADLTRKSHWKKHGGLGYDLVLNKFVPILREQGVSNHVIDDLLIHNPANALSIKERL from the coding sequence ATGATACAAACTGTAAGAGGTAGGATTACTACAGATGACTTTGGGGTATGCGCAGCACATGAACATTTATCCATTGATCTATCAAAAGTGAAAAATGATCCAGACACTATATTAGATGATGAAGAAGGTATGATTTCTGAGTTGAATCATTTTTATCGTGCGGGTGGCAGATCACTAATAGAATTAACAAATGATGGAATGGGTAGAAATGTTTCACGTTTAAAAACGTTAAGTGAGAAATCAAATGTTCACATTGTAACTTGTACAGGATTTTATAAGAATCCCTTTATTCCTGATTTTGCTAACAGCTGGGACCGTCATCAGTTTGCAGCGCATTTTATTCGTGAAATAGAAGAGGGAATAGGAGATAGCGGAATATTTCCGGGGATAATAGGTGAAGTTGGAACAAGCTTAAATGAGATGAAGCCAGTAGAAAAAGAATTAATTATTGGTGCTGGAAAAGCAGCTTTAGAAACGGGATTAACGGTTAGTACACATACGACGTTAGGAACAATGGGTCGTGAGCAAGTAGAAATGCTTTTTAACGTTGGCTTGGATAAAGATCAAATTATTATTGGTCACCAAGACCTCAATCCGAATAAAAATGAAGTGCTAGAGGTGCTTCGTTCTGGAGTTTATATTGGATTTGATACAATTGGAAAAAATAACTATAGGCCAGATGAAGAACGTTTATCGTATTTGATCGATTTTATTGAACGAGGTTTTCAAAAACAAATTTTACTTTCCGCTGATTTAACTAGGAAATCTCATTGGAAAAAGCATGGTGGTCTTGGATATGATTTAGTACTTAATAAGTTTGTACCAATTCTACGGGAGCAGGGCGTCTCTAATCATGTTATAGATGATTTGTTGATTCATAATCCTGCGAACGCCTTATCGATAAAGGAGCGTTTATAG
- a CDS encoding aminotransferase class V-fold PLP-dependent enzyme has translation MAYDKSKLKYADSVIPTLTVKEAQQLQFKLVDCMSEHFSGDQFLSMGDLGVAPQYKKPEQTKRVERTLATFFGAENASLVRGAGTGAIRTILSTLMSTGDQMFIHDAPIYTTTQDTIQMLGIKTKKVNYNDVEAVKRAVTAEDNCKVFYVQHARQTPTDIYDLKTVIQIVKQARPDIAIVVDDNYCAMKAYGIGVEFGADYSTFSGFKVLGPEGIGIIVGKNEAINLLQERNYSGGGQIQGYEAMELLRMMTFAPVALATQNEQVEDVCKHLNEGIIEGIDHAYMVNAQSKVIIVELRQPIAQEVIKVSNQLGAATHPVGAESKYEIIPMIYRVSGSFIAAEPKLKEYGLRINPMKSGSSTVLRILDKAIKSVQ, from the coding sequence GTGGCTTATGATAAATCAAAATTAAAGTATGCCGATTCTGTTATTCCAACTTTAACCGTTAAAGAAGCGCAACAATTACAGTTTAAATTAGTTGATTGTATGAGTGAGCATTTTTCTGGCGATCAGTTTTTATCAATGGGAGATTTAGGAGTTGCTCCACAATATAAAAAACCAGAACAGACAAAAAGGGTTGAACGAACACTTGCTACATTTTTTGGCGCAGAGAATGCTTCGCTAGTGCGAGGGGCTGGTACTGGAGCAATTCGTACTATACTAAGTACATTGATGTCAACAGGAGATCAAATGTTCATTCACGATGCCCCAATATATACAACGACTCAGGATACCATTCAAATGCTGGGAATTAAAACAAAGAAAGTAAATTATAATGATGTGGAAGCTGTTAAAAGAGCAGTAACAGCAGAGGATAATTGTAAAGTTTTTTATGTTCAACATGCACGCCAAACACCTACTGATATCTATGATTTAAAGACAGTTATTCAAATTGTTAAACAGGCACGACCAGATATCGCCATTGTTGTTGATGACAATTATTGTGCTATGAAGGCGTATGGGATTGGTGTTGAGTTTGGGGCGGATTATTCCACTTTTTCAGGATTTAAAGTACTTGGACCAGAAGGAATTGGGATAATTGTTGGTAAGAATGAAGCAATCAACTTGCTTCAAGAAAGAAATTATTCAGGCGGTGGCCAGATTCAAGGATATGAAGCAATGGAACTGTTGCGCATGATGACCTTTGCGCCTGTAGCTCTTGCTACGCAAAATGAACAGGTGGAAGATGTTTGTAAGCACTTAAATGAAGGTATAATTGAAGGAATCGATCATGCATATATGGTAAATGCACAATCAAAAGTGATTATTGTAGAACTGCGACAGCCGATTGCTCAAGAAGTTATTAAAGTGAGCAATCAATTGGGGGCAGCAACACACCCGGTGGGGGCAGAGTCTAAGTATGAAATTATACCAATGATCTATCGTGTTTCAGGCAGTTTTATTGCCGCTGAGCCAAAGTTAAAAGAGTATGGCTTACGAATTAACCCAATGAAATCTGGATCTTCAACTGTTTTAAGAATTTTAGATAAAGCAATAAAATCAGTACAATAA
- a CDS encoding YhfX family PLP-dependent enzyme, which yields MFLDVTKRRNPQLIKTGVTFHQSGEIPPNTYIIDVDILKENTRMMAKTANDHHFNLYFMTKQLGRIPELAKIFTDNGIEKAVAVDFDEGKVLAENGVAIGNIGHLVQPGKMQWNEVLSWEPEVVTIFSYERAKQLSESAVKLGMKQNILLKVYGSNDKMYSAQEGGIPLEYLSKTVAEIQKLSGVNIVGVTTFPNLEINQTETKMIPTTNMHTLMQARDILENEGIEIKQVNGPGGTSCKTIPQLALQGVTHGEPGHGLTGTTPLHAYCDLPEKPAIIYVSEVSHRFKEQYQVIAGGYYGRSNMEGCFVGHEEQSILKRYVRAYNNSPESIDYYGSIDKSDNFQIEIGDTAIFAFRTQIFVTRAHVALIEGIQTGNPRLIHLERKW from the coding sequence ATGTTTTTGGACGTAACCAAACGTAGAAATCCACAACTAATAAAGACTGGTGTTACTTTTCATCAATCTGGGGAAATCCCGCCGAACACATATATAATAGATGTGGACATACTAAAAGAGAATACAAGAATGATGGCAAAAACAGCTAATGATCATCATTTTAACCTTTATTTTATGACAAAACAACTTGGACGAATTCCCGAGTTGGCGAAAATTTTTACAGACAATGGTATTGAAAAAGCTGTTGCCGTAGATTTTGATGAAGGTAAAGTTTTGGCTGAAAACGGAGTAGCTATTGGAAATATTGGTCATCTAGTCCAACCAGGGAAAATGCAGTGGAATGAAGTATTAAGCTGGGAGCCAGAGGTAGTTACGATATTTTCCTATGAAAGAGCCAAGCAATTATCAGAAAGTGCAGTGAAGCTTGGAATGAAGCAAAATATCTTACTCAAGGTCTATGGTTCAAATGATAAAATGTATAGTGCCCAGGAAGGCGGAATCCCCTTAGAGTACCTTTCTAAGACAGTTGCCGAAATTCAAAAATTATCAGGTGTAAATATTGTTGGCGTTACTACGTTTCCCAACTTGGAAATAAACCAAACAGAGACGAAAATGATTCCTACAACTAATATGCATACACTAATGCAGGCGAGAGACATTTTAGAGAATGAAGGAATTGAAATAAAGCAAGTCAATGGCCCAGGGGGAACTAGCTGTAAAACAATACCACAGCTAGCCCTACAAGGTGTTACACACGGCGAGCCGGGGCATGGGTTAACAGGTACAACCCCATTACATGCGTATTGTGATTTACCTGAAAAGCCAGCTATTATTTATGTTTCTGAGGTATCGCATAGGTTCAAAGAGCAATATCAAGTAATAGCGGGAGGGTATTATGGACGTTCTAATATGGAAGGCTGTTTTGTAGGACATGAGGAACAAAGTATATTGAAACGATACGTTCGTGCTTATAACAACAGCCCAGAATCTATCGACTACTATGGTTCTATAGATAAATCGGATAACTTTCAAATAGAAATTGGAGATACAGCTATTTTTGCCTTTCGCACCCAAATATTTGTAACACGAGCACATGTAGCACTGATAGAAGGAATACAAACTGGTAATCCGAGACTTATTCATTTAGAAAGGAAGTGGTGA